One window of Diabrotica undecimpunctata isolate CICGRU chromosome 8, icDiaUnde3, whole genome shotgun sequence genomic DNA carries:
- the LOC140448943 gene encoding uncharacterized protein — MKWLKDKLLPNLPSNSVLVIDNASYYNVTLDKCPTSASKKDIMKKWLTERNIFFDESETKPELYSKVLIAKPKNAVYAVDQLLAQHGHSVLRLPPYHPELNPIEKIWTILKNEVAARNTTFKLADVLELAKIRLNEITPEIWANTCRHVDKVEEEYFSREYILDEAHEIIINLDDDSESSETELSDSDDDDGYNNDL; from the coding sequence ATGAAGTGGTTGAAAGACAAACTTCTTCCCAATTTACCTTCCAATTCAGTTTTAGTAATAGACAACGCCTCATATTATAATGTGACTCTTGACAAATGTCCTACATCGGCTTCGAAAAAAGACATCATGAAAAAATGGTTGACAGAAAGAAACATATTTTTCGATGAAAGCGAAACAAAACCGGAGCTCTACAGTAAGGTACTCATTGCTAAACCTAAAAATGCAGTATATGCTGTAGACCAATTATTAGCACAGCACGGCCACTCGGTTTTACGTTTACCACCATATCATCCGGAACTTAACCCAATTGAAAAGATATGgaccattttaaaaaatgaagttgCAGCAAGAAACACGACTTTTAAATTAGCAGATGTTTTAGAACTAGCAAAAATCAGGTTAAATGAAATCACGCCAGAAATATGGGCAAATACTTGCAGACATGTTGATAAAGTAGAAGAAGAGTACTTCAGCCGAGAATACATCCTGGATGAAGCGCAtgaaatcattataaatttagaTGACGATAGCGAATCATCTGAAACAGAACTGTCTGATAGCGACGACGACGACGGCTACAACAACGACCTATAA